The sequence below is a genomic window from Anopheles cruzii chromosome 3, idAnoCruzAS_RS32_06, whole genome shotgun sequence.
TCGTACGAAGATCCGGATACGGCCGCCAACAAAGCGGGCTACGTAAAGACCAAGGCTCTCGGCGGTATCGCCATCAACGATCTGGCATACGACGACGTCCGAGGCAGCTGCGCAGGCGAAAAGTTCCCCATTCTACGTGCGGCCAAGTACCGGCTATAGAGAGTTAATGGCGCAAAACTAAACGGCACCGGGAACGATTGTGCAAACGATTGGAACGTGTATGGCATTTGTTAAtgtattttgaataaaacttAAAACGTTGATCGCCTTTTTTGTTACGTGATGTGgactttttctttccgttaTCAATCATTCCGAGAATACCGTGACTGTCTTTCTGGTTGCCGGGGAATTCCCAAGAAAATCGGGGATATtttaacggaacggaacgtgatTTCATTCGGCCGTGTTTACATTCAGTAAGATCGGGTCaattttgatgttgttgttgtcgcggGTTGTTTCATAGCGGTTTAAATAACGATTTCGTCGGATTATCAAAGCTGCTTGAAGTCGGTCACAATTGAAACAACCAAAGAGTTACGGTCCCTCTACTATTATTCACTCAGTGCAATCAAGtgaaacaaatggaagaaaCCCAAGACCGATGATCCAATAAATGAACAATCAAGTTTATCATGATGATTTTCGGTGAGTTGAGAGCCAACCGGTGAACTTGTTTGGTAGCGATCGCTCCGGGCACACTTCGGCCAGCCGTAGGTTGCTGAAAACTTGTCCGGCGTCTTGCTCGGGCAACACCATAACTCATCTCGGGGCCAAACAAGACGAGATCTTaacggaatcgaaaacaaacacagatTGACAGAATGAAGTATAGAACCGGTCCGCGATAAAGTGACCTCGTAAAGCCGGGCATACTATTTTGGCGATGGTTTTGACTGTTGATTGCcacatcttctcggctccGGCAAACGATCATTTGCATCTATCCTTGGGAGTGAGTAACCGGTGAGTGAGCGCCTCTCGCTTGACTTGGTGATCGTTTGAGTGACTCTCGTCGTAATCAGATCGGATGCTGCGTGTGAGCCGGTTATAAGAACAGATTTGTGTTGACCGTTTGCAGTAGTTCTTTGTGCCTCGTGGAAGGAGCTAGAATCTCATTCGATCAAGCCTTATTCAATACAGTTTCTGGCAGTATAGCGGAGCGTCGTGCTACAAAACTTAATCTTAGCTACTATGTGGTCGACGAGGCTTCGGGTCCtagcactgctgctgcttggatTACTAGGCGTGTGTGTTAGTGCCCAAAATGCGACAACTGGACCGAAGGTTCTGTGCTACTATGCAGGCGGCAACACCATCAAGGAAGGTAAGAAGGTCTTCGTTAGTTTCCTTGTTGCAATCATCCAGCTGCCGTTGATTGATGACCACCACATAGCTGGCAACGGTGTAGGTTGTAATCAGCCATGAAAAGAGGCCGCTCCCGCTCGGCTTACCTTATCAATCTAGAATGTAGAGCTGTTTTGTAAATTAAGATGATAATGAGGGGCAAGCAGTGAAAAGATGTGCATCTGCTTAATAGCGTCCGTCTGTTCTCTCTATTGCAGGCCTAGCAAAAGTGACCGTGTCCGACATTGAGCTGGCCCTGCCCTTCTGTACCCATTTGATTTATGGCTACGCCGGTGTTGACGCTGCAACGTATCGCACGCGCCCTAATATTGGTAGCCTTGACTTGGACGAAGGCCAAGGACAGTACCGCTACTACATATTGTGAACAGGAAGTGTGCTTTCGTGTAATAGATAGTGTGCTCAGTGAAACTCTCTGTTCTCAATGAAAGGATGGATTTAGAAAACTTtattccaccaccagcagtgcATTGATAGAAACCAATGAACTATTTCATCGCCCGCATGTCACTTCGCTGTTTGGAATCCATTGAACACCGGAATCGTAACACCGGAACCGTATCCAATATCCTATGGCCAACAAATGCTCACATTGTTGAACGGGAGCTATGACTTGTTGCAGATTGGCATAGTCTAAAGCACATCACAACTAGTACAAATTCTGCCGGTTTCAAAAGACTATTGTTGGAAAGTTAATTCAAATTTGTAGAGaatattttcaaacacaaCTTTACAGCTTCCCGAGTTCGACAAATCAGTTTATGCCAGAAGGCAAAGTTGTTACATCGTCGCCGTGGGATTAAAATGCCAATCAGTAGTCAACACCAAGTGCTGCTCTGTACCGTATACTTTGCTTGTGTGATATTTCCTACATGTTGCGAAAGCTTACATCGCTGCTCCAGAGTGTTAATCTTATTCTTCAACGATACGAAATAACAACATTTTTCGTGTTGAATTCAATACGCAATCACCATTGGTCGCCTACAGATTGCTCTCGGTCGTTACCGAGCAAGTTAAGCATGTCAGTTGCTAGTCACTGGTCGTTCGTTGGCCGTTTCGTTTGACCAGCCGTAACCAAAATTGTGAACAAAATTTGAACTACGTGAGGAGAATAAAATTTACTTGACGGATGTTCAAAACTCTCGTAAAATTGGACATTCTTTGCGAGTTGCCTCGGTGGATGCGTATGCGTTGGTCAAATTTGAGCTTGTACATGCCTTGCTTCGGGATGTAATCAAGATCTTGATCGTTTAATATTCATCCCAGCACGTTGCATCGATGAATGAAGAACGTGTTTAAGAATATTTGTGATACTTCTTCCGCCATGGTGCACACACTGGCTGTGGTTAAATAACATTTCTCGTTGCCTGATCTTCAAAATTGGAGTACGTATAGGTATTTTTAGTTGGTAAAACTGCTTTCACTATTGTCGAAAGTAACCAAGAACACGATGAAAGACTTATCAGCTGTCGAACACGCggtattttcttctttccgtTCCTTTAGCAGTTCTTGTtggattaatttaaaattcaaacatcATCGCTTCGCGAAACATGCTTTTTGCGCTCATCCGACTGTGATACTAGTGGCCGAGCTAcgtacgaggtttgttcaaaaagtatcgcgacttttcaatttccgagggctacgtatatccgatttccgatgtttttgtggcgttggattgctacacatgtcagtgatttttaggtgaaaagttgaaattttttaaatatcagtcaattttttacaatttttttagtgtgcatgtgtcttggcccatcgtcgatttttgtctcttccaaaaaatggatggcaaacaatctttatcaaattttgtatgaaaaacgaaattaagtgctcggacgcaatcgaaatgttgattgtggcttatggggaagcttttaagaccaatagcattgcttatcggtgtttcaaatttttctcagtaggccgagaagatgtgaacgtcgaaaagcctgctttgatcgattgcgaacagttttgcttgcaggtttcttcgattgcagggtcgtgtttcatcacgagttgttgccaaagggtagaacggtcaataaggaatattacctaaaaattatgtgcaatttgcgcgaagcaatccaccacaaacgtctggatttgtggagaaacaaaaattggctcttgcgacactgctaacacatcgttgtttctgcgcgaatttttggccaaaacaactctctagtgatgccaaagccactttattccccagatctggccccctgtgactttttcttttttttctgtttccaaaacttaaattaccgcttcgtggtcaattagagttttggcgtacacaaaaatcgacgatgagtcaaaacacgcccaagcaaaacagctgtccaaaatttactgattactcaaaatggccgaaatttttaccataagtcactgacatgtgtagcaacctaactccacaaaaattttgaaaatcggatatacgtagcccgcggaaatggaaaagtcgcgatactttttgaacaaacctcgtatatagcagtattttttacattcTCTCATGTGCCAAGAAGATAATCTCTGTCTTATCGCAGTTTGTACTCGAGAATGAGGAACAAATCACCCGACCTGGGAAAGTCCTCTGGCACTGCGAAGTTGCTGCTCGTGTAAAGTAACAGAAGTTTTAAGATCAAGCCATATAgtcgttttctgtttttcttggcAATTTCCTTCTCGCCTAGACACAGTTCGAAGCGTACCTAGCATTCTGAATTTGCATTGGTTCTCAATTTTTCGCTCAAATGTGGAACACATCAGTGGCACTGTCGTTCAAATGTTAATGCTCAGGGTTAATGCAAGTAAATTCTCTACTGTAATAAATgtcgaaaaatggaaaaaaggctCAACTTGCTAGCTGCCTGTTTACAAAATGCTTATGTTTCCATTTACAACATTTCTGTGCTTTTATCGGTACCTTACTGTGGGTTTCATTTGTGCCCTTCCAAATTTTGCTTCAGGATCTGGAATGTTTTTGTTCGGGTAACGTTCAGGGAGTTGAGTAGATAAGAGTACAGTATGAACTCAGTTCGAGAGAAATGCCGACAAAGCTATGAATGCTACGTATTCGTGTGTTTTTGTCGTTGGGAATAAAGTTTTTACTTCGACTCCGGTTTAAAGGGCTGAACGTCTTAGCAAACTCCCGagggaaacaaaatttgaaaatccTCCGCATCTACTATGTTTTTTGAATGAATTGAGAAAAGTTTCACAAAAAAGTTAAGCAAAAAGtatgaatttaatttactaCCGGAGCGTGGCGCCATGTTGGCTCTTTTCATGCTCCGAAAGCTACTAGTTATGAAGTAAAGGTAAGTGTGCATGTGAGTAAAGCTACAATAAATCGTGTTCGTAATTATACCTTGCCATTACAATTGTTTCAAAACGTTAGCACCGTTTAAAGGTCTGACTCGACACGAAACACGTAGATGTTGTCGGTTCCGAGGACAACATCAAATTGACGCTACTTTTATGACCAAAAATGCCACAATTTCGGTTCCAATGCGAAGTGGCACTGTGCGCTAATATTATAGTTTGCATTGTAATTAATGGCTCCACATAAATCGAGGTACACCAGGAGCGGTGAAATATGAGCTAACCGAATAATGGGCAACCCGTAGCAAGAAGCTGATTGtgttgtactttttctacattttccaATTCATTCACCTCAACCGTGGGCCAAACGTGCCTTTTCCGAAGAGTGTTTGTGGTCCGGCGAAATAAATTATGGAAACAGCAAACTCTTAATGCAAACAAACTACCGTCCCGCTAGTTACGCAAGCAGAGTCATTAGTGAGCAATTTAGCTGCAGACCCGAGGGAAGGCCGAACAAAAGTAGGACCATAATTAACGGGACGAGACAGAAAAATGTGAACAGCGAACCAGTAAGAACGAGCGATACGGTTGGTGCGGAACAGAAAGTAAtttgtgaaattttaattgccTTCTTGCTCTAGATTAGACACTGGCCGTTGCCCGAACGGTTGATCCTTCCCGATcagatggaggcgcccggtacCTTCCGTGAACCTATCGAGCAAATAGTGATGGAGGCGCATAGCCCGATGTAAAATGGCAGACGAGCACCACGATTTTATCGACTAGCTTTGAGTAAAGTGTAGTCGCATAGTGTGTGTGCCAAGAAAGCTGTTGAGCTGATTAATTAATCATGATTAATGGAGATTAACATTTTGCGCCATATTATTGCAAGCGCGAACACCGGGAACGGCTGGCCCGGGTTTCGGCAGATTGGCATCGCGCACGTCGAGTGAATCCAATTAAAAAGTAGACTACGATGTCAGCGATACTTGACAGTTTCGTCGGGCTTTTCTTcttggaaaagtgaaaaatgggTTCAATTACGAAACACTTGCAGCGCAGAGCGAAGCAAGAAGAGCGGCTTCCATCCTGAAAGGAAATCCATTCAGCTTAACCGGTTAGTCCTATATGTCTTTTAGCAAAAACTTGAGGACCGACAAGCTTGTTCTTTGGGTTCAGTTTACAAAagaaatttattgattttataaCAGCACGCCACCTATTATTCGAAAATGGATGTTGGGGTTGTTTTTATCCCAAGATGTCCAGGCACGAAAAAGGCAAACCAAACACGATGAGTGggacagcaaacaaaacgttTTCTTCAATTTGTTCTTCAAAACAGTAAATCCCCTACCGAAGAAAGAGTCAAGCACTTCTAATGGAGCCAGCGATGATTTGTTGCCAGctagcaaacaacaaacatttaTAATAGAATAGCTTTCCCTTAGCCTCCAGCGTTTCTCGAGTGACGTGTTGATATTTCGCATTTGGACGCCTTGATTTGCTGGCAGCTCTTGACAGACCGTGCCAATCAACGTCCTATTCAGGGGTCAGTCTTCTTATAATGCTTCTCACGTGCTCTCGGGATCCATACTCTATCGGTTCTAAGAATTTGTTTACCAAACGCACGTCGCTCTGGTAGGGGCAGGTGGTGGGATCCCTTCGGTCGACTGCTTTAGGAGAAGATACGATTTTGTATTGATTAAATATGCATCAATGCCaatactaggtcgatgcgtcgagattcggaattttaaaaagatggctgtatctgccgattgggacttcccagttttgttgttcattcatcattaccttgtgttgatatccggtaaatgattccaggtcgaagaaaaaaatatttcggtttgcaacccataattgaaagggttagaccatgccaacatttgtgcctgaaaatgacgttttgcggggattattatttttctgcccctgttgaagaaaactgcttcggaatcgcaccaaatgcttgtcgggacttgtgtttggaagatcacagtgctttaagtggtttaaaacatttcaaaatggcgattttgactttacaaaaaaaagccttgaaggactccaaaaacgaactttctggtgggacagaaagttgtggtgtttcacaagctcctaaaatctgatgcaaacgttaattccgatcgctactgataacaaatgtcctatttgaaccatgcattgatcgaaaaatgaccaaaatgcaattctagggggtttcgatgggggcggctggtggcccgtggaatcaagcactgggcgcccaaaaaaacaaaactgtttcaggatactattaaatcacttggatgaaagctgctatccctccccgcgttattccccagacttggctctttccgaatatcattctttttcatcgatgggacacgtattggctgagcagcctttcgtttttctaccacgaagtcgaaatgggatgactaattagtttacttaaaaagtctaagagttctttcgtctgggaatccatgattaagcagagagataggagaaatgtatagctagcaatggcacatactttgaacaatgtagaaaatcgcattcaaattttataaacatttttgtgtgtcaaacaaattccgaatctcgacgcatcgacctagtatgTTTACGCTCCTCGAACTGCTCAGCGTGTTTCTGCAGGCATCTCACAGCACGAACTAGGGCGACAGTTTTCGTCTTCGCCAATATGGCTTGGAATTTTTCCCAACCAGAGCGTTTCAAGTGTTTTCGGTGAGTTCCCAGGGGCATAGGTGAATCTCGAAAAAGCCCCTACAGCACCGAAGATCGAGGAAAGTGTACTTGGAGCTGATGTCGGTTAATTTGTTTCCCATTCAATACTCTTGAAGTACTCTTTACTAGCAGCTCTCTAAACTTGAGCACAGAACAGAATCAtatgtgctgctgccggctgttAGTGTGGTGAAAATCCCACCATTTCGATGCCTTAATGTGGGGTTAGCTTGGCTGGAAGATGCATATGTCGTTGTAAAGCAGGAAACCAAGCGACGGAAATTATTGACAGTGAGAAAATATACTGTTAAATAGAAATGATAGGAAACAAACTTCTCAATATGGTGCGAAAGCACCATTCCTATTTTCTTCGTTGCTTGACCAAATCATGCGGGTCGGAAGCAATAAATAACGAAGCTGGCGAAGCGGTTGACCCCAAAGAGAGACATCGTAGATGTCATTACGACTCGAGAGATAATTGATGCCACTTGAAATCGATTCCTCTAGCAAATGGAAAAACTCGATTAAGCGACGATAAAGCATCCAGCGAAGAATATGTTTGAAGGTTAACAAGAAAACCTGAGTGATGAACGTTTCATATACACCCCTTGTTTACATGACCCCCTCTTGGGTATGTAAAGGGCATTTAcccaaaaatgaaaaataacatttagAAAACTGTGTGATGGAAGTATGAGAGAAGTCTGTAAAGAACACGTACATTTAGTGCTAAACGAGTTTTGTCTCCCGAATTTGCACCAGCTCCGTCTGCCCATTGTGCATGTGATATGTTGAGTCGACCCTTTCGTGTATTGTTCCATTGAAGGTTTCCAAATATTTGGGACTAGGCTGCCAATTTTGGTGACCCACAGCAAGTAACATGCCCGAATGGAGAGCTCATAAATTATGCCAAGTAGATACTAAAAGACAATTCCTAATTGCCGGGGCAGAATATTGTTGCCACCAGTCCCGGTCCGACTGCAttttctacacacacacacaagttgTGCttgtgaaatgtgaaaaaggGTGAATTTAATTACCCTGCAACCATGTCCCGAAGCGTGATTCAAGCTGTCGCATTTACCAAATTATGTTGTTCCTACGAAATGGAGAGTTATATTTCCGACCGCTGTCTTTGGAAATTGGAAACAGAACCTGCCCTTTCGGGTGGCCTTCTGGTTAGATTGCGTATTACTTCCAATTAGGGGCTTCCGGGTGAAAGAGTTCGGATAGAGCACGGAGTACCGTAAGCGTTTCATGGAGCgatgaaatgttttattcatcctACCGTAACCTGTCCTATTTTCTAATGTTGTGCTTTCGTTTTAGATACACAAACATGCATTTCTTTGTAATGAACGCTTCGAGCATGCGgtaaaataaacgaaacgaaaatacaAAAGCAACCTTATGGCTGGCATCTTCCAACACTTACTTCAAAGGCAATAAGTCGAACTCGAAATCATCGTAAATTCACGAAAATGACTATTGAATTGTAGCTTCAGATCGtgcatttattttgcaaattaaaaccaaattaCCACCGCTTGTTTAACAATCACCAGAacggttggtttggtttgaaGACGATGCCCAAATTCCTACATGGCTCggtgaaacaatttattttcgcCCAGGCAGCATAAGCAAGTTTAATCCCCATCAGCAACGTGCCGTGCTCGTGTTATGTCGGGCATGGCATTGGGGATTGGGAGAAAATCGCTATAAAAATTCCTGTTTCTCGCCAAAGCAGCGAGACTTGCGAATTGGCAACATTCCTCCAACCGATACGGCACGGAAGGAATCGACACAAAGTTCTTCGCTGCAGCGCGcacagaaaataaaatgaaaccgaaagaaataaatactACAACGCAGCCCAACATACGCCCCGGAGACTAGATGTAACCTCACATTCCTGCACTCCCGCGGTGCGTGGGTAGATGTTGATTTCAATCAATATTTTACCTCACACGCTTCGTCGGATTTCCATTTCTGTTCGCCGATAAGCTCAGTGCTGCGTTCTGGTTCATCGTCCCGCTAACGAACCCGAGATGGgaccgtttttcttccttttcaaCTGACCTCCGTGGTGGTGTAAGCCGCCCGTGGGTTGGGTCCGGTCGAAGAATACCCGACCTAAAGCCGCGTtagtaataaaaacaataataaatttaccgaacaccgaacgacGATATCCTGCCAGGGTTATCTGGTTTCCGTTCAGCAACTCCCAGGGCAGCCCCCCCGTATTGTATTGGGGAACGTACCAGGAGTGTCTGTGGCCCCATAGCAAACCCGTAGGTAGCTTTAGAtttccttcacacacacacacacagtgcccGAGTAGGAATTCACCCACGGAGGGCATCCCCTTTCTTGGTTAGAAACTGTCTTCGGAATCGTAACGCGCTCGCTGGGGACATTTGTTGGGATTGTATTGTTCCCTTCGGCCATGTGGTGACCCGTTTCCGGGTTCATCTCCAGGCGAGCGGAATTCTTGTGGAGGATCCCGTTACTGTGACCTCTGCTCAGGCGTTCGGGCCGAGTCCCTGAATCATTCAGCCATTAGGCGGATTTGTGGATACGGCCCCAATGTTTCGGCGAGTGTGTTGAAAAAGCAAATTATGGCCCACAATATTGGCAACCAAAAACATCGGATTCCagtgattgaaaaatgggtaAAAGTAAACCTTTTACGATCAAAGACTACGATCCGACCATCGTGAGATTACGTACCACAGCGGCGAGAAGCTGCGCCGCCGATAGACTAGCGCCCCAGTGTTCGGTGATAAGGATATCATAATTTACCGAATATCGGCGAAACAATTTCTTTGATCTCCGGGAAAACGCACTTTTATGGGGGCGATAAAAGGGACCTCTTTGGGCTGCTGTTTACATGGCTGTTTTTAGTGTACATCCGAATGGTGTACTAAAATCAGATGCCTTAGGCGCCCTGCAGAAATCACACATGAAAGTGTGGTTATAAAAGCATCGtctttattgatttttcggcTCGCTTGAAGGCGTTCAACTGTAATGGTGTAATATGTTAGAGCTGAAATATTGAAGTATATGTATAGTAAAAAGCGTAATATGTTCTCAAATCTTTGTAAAACACGTATATCCGTACTATCGACCGTCTTTATTACATCAAACCAAACTGAAACTAAATTCACCAGGAGAGCAGACAAAGTTTTCAGCTGCTTTTCAATCCGGCACAGTGTAAAAGGCCCTACCAAGATAACTTACCGTTGTACTATTTACTGGCGAGTAATAATGAATATGTGGAAATGGTACGG
It includes:
- the LOC128270827 gene encoding chitinase-like protein Idgf4, with amino-acid sequence MWSTRLRVLALLLLGLLGVCVSAQNATTGPKVLCYYAGGNTIKEGLAKVTVSDIELALPFCTHLIYGYAGVDAATYRTRPNIGSLDLDEGQGQYRYYIL